One segment of Brassica napus cultivar Da-Ae chromosome C3, Da-Ae, whole genome shotgun sequence DNA contains the following:
- the LOC106403201 gene encoding respiratory burst oxidase homolog protein A-like, giving the protein MQTVGFENATRYRGQSSARASEEGHQENVEITIDIKEDSISVYNSKPSKDEDPGKSRLGQSRSMKKISVLKHLESVSNELRRLTSSVPLTSETKPPRRAELALKGLKFITKADGVAGWPGVEKEFARLTEKTGGLFPRSNFGECIGIKAKGFAEALFDALAKRRTITGEVISQDQLQEFWEQINDQDFDSRLRLFFDMADTDADGRLTENEVQKIITLSASANNLDKITDQAAEYAALIMEELDPDDCGYIMIEALEVLLLQGPAEAIRDVKSKELSMLISQQLEVSQSRNLGKRLYSGVKYFVLDNWKRLWVMALWIAVMAGLFTWKFMEYRKIPADQVMGACVCIAKGAGETLKLNMAIVLLPVCRNTITLLRTKTKLSVVVPFDDNLNFHKVIAIAISIGVGIHATAHLACDFPRLIAADEETYKPMEQYFGVQPKSYAEFLKSVEVVTGTVMVILMTISFTLATSWLRRNNSETLPKPLKKIIGFNAFCYTHHLFVIVYTLLVIHGYYVYLIKIWYKKTTWMYLMVPVVIYLSERLVGLLPGKLLSLHMSRPDNFRYKSGQYMYLKCSEVSSLEWHPFSITSAPGDDYLSVHIRGLGDWTNKLRSKFSEVFISIYSLYIKR; this is encoded by the exons ATGCAAACGGTAGGGTTCGAAAACGCAACAAGATACAGAGGACAGTCGTCGGCGAGGGCGAGTGAGGAAGGTCATCAAGAGAATGTGGAGATCACGATCGACATCAAGGAAGATTCCATCTCCGTGTACAACTCGAAGCCATCAAAAGACGAGGATCCAGGGAAATCACGTCTTGGACAAAGCCGTTCGATGAAGAAGATCTCGGTGCTGAAACACCTAGAGTCAGTTTCTAACGAACTGAGACGACTTACTTCTTCAGTTCCGTTGACATCGGAGACAAAACCACCGCGTAGAGCAGAGCTAGCGCTCAAGGGTCTCAAGTTCATTACCAAGGCTGATGGTGTCGCTGGTTGGCCTGGTGTTGAGAAAGAGTTCGCTAGGTTAACCGAGAAGACCGGTGGTTTATTTCCCCGTTCCAACTTCGGTGAATGTATAG GGATCAAGGCAAAGGGGTTTGCAGAGGCACTGTTCGACGCCTTAGCAAAGAGGCGAACCATAACTGGAGAAGTAATTAGCCAGGATCAGTTGCAAGAATTCTGGGAGCAGATCAATGATCAGGACTTTGATTCCAGGCTACGACTTTTCTTCGAcat GGCCGATACAGATGCGGATGGGAGGTTGACTGAAAACGAAGTACAAAAG ATTATAACTCTAAGTGCTTCTGCCAACAACCTGGATAAGATTACGGATCAAGCAGCAGAATATGCTGCTTTGATTATGGAAGAACTAGATCCAGATGATTGTGGGTACATCATG ATAGAGGCGCTCGAGGTACTGCTGTTGCAAGGGCCAGCTGAGGCTATCAGAGATGTCAAGAGTAAGGAACTGAGCATGTTGATAAGTCAGCAGCTTGAAGTATCACAGAGTAGAAATCTCGGGAAGCGTTTGTACAGTGGGGTTAAGTATTTTGTGTTGGATAACTGGAAGAGACTCTGGGTGATGGCTCTATGGATAGCAGTTATGGCCGGGCTGTTCACATGGAAGTTTATGGAGTATCGAAAAATACCGGCTGACCAAGTTATGGGAGCTTGTGTTTGTATAGCTAAAGGAGCTGGAGAGACCCTTAAACTGAATATGGCTATTGTTTTGTTACCAGTTTGTAGGAACACCATCACTTTGCTCCGGACCAAAACCAAGTTAAGTGTTGTTGTTCCTTTCGATGACAACCTCAACTTCCACAAG GTCATAGCAATAGCAATCTCAATTGGGGTTGGAATCCATGCCACAGCTCATTTAGCATGTGATTTCCCTCGGCTGATAGCTGCAGATGAAGAGACATATAAGCCAATGGAGCAGTATTTTGGTGTACAGCCAAAGAGTTATGCAGAGTTTTTGAAGTCAGTGGAAGTAGTAACCGGGACCGTCATGGTTATATTAATGACCATAAGCTTCACATTGGCTACATCATGGCTTAGACGAAATAACTCTGAGACTCTCCCTAAACCATTGAAGAAAATAATTGGCTTCAACGCCTTCTGTTACACTCACCATTTGTTTGTTATCGTCTACACACTCCTAGTCATTCACGGATACTATGTCTACCTCATCAAGATATGGTACAAGAAGACG ACATGGATGTACTTGATGGTACCAGTGGTTATTTACTTGTCTGAAAGGCTG GTTGGTCTGTTACCAGGGAAACTCTTATCGCTTCATATGTCAAGACCAGACAACTTCAGATACAAAAGCGGACAATACATGTATCTCAAATGTTCTGAAGTGTCTTCATTAGAATG GCATCCATTCTCAATTACATCGGCTCCAGGAGATGACTACCTTAGTGTTCACATCAGGGGTCTAGGAGACTGGACTAACAAGTTAAGATCAAAATTCTCGGAGGTATTTATCTCCATTTATTCCCTTTATATAAAACGCTAG